The following are from one region of the Sciurus carolinensis chromosome 5, mSciCar1.2, whole genome shotgun sequence genome:
- the LOC124984967 gene encoding uncharacterized protein LOC124984967, with the protein MLDPRKTALLPSRGLSMQTEASWGRTHRCAEGIGQEGARPATALGTWQVDSGKWQAWPEAAGDHVLSGPHAVQCPASLYPEPCKRSVLRAGRGSCGGVVCPDRCAPPRAPYPGPHPSTAGSRGPHLQPRAGPALAEARWTSVGLIQGRATPRGGHLLGIKAGTRLLPEPRAGPRAHMLRPAEGEVLYLFDFAVVGLEPRASLRLGEPYHPAAPSPVSILYCSLESLAENNLLINVAAAALPPGPAHSALGWTEAHHPPATDGPERGARGDLPSRSWVCAAPGSCPQAWLCQVLLHAWPSCYHSLRVPEWTATPKGNASPTCGSLQHRSTHVVVLPPTPCTLALLGLHSSRCPTPL; encoded by the coding sequence ATGCTCGACCCAAGGAAAACGGCCTTGCTGCCCAGCAGAGGTCTGTCCATGCAGACAGAGGCCAGCTGGGGCAGGACACACAGGTGTGCAGAAGGAATCGGGCAGGAAGGAGCCAGGCCAGCGACTGCTCTGGGAACATGGCAGGTGGACTCAGGGAAGTGGCAGGCCTGGCCCGAGGCTGCAGGAGACCACGTCCTCTCAGGGCCACACGCTGTCCAGTGCCCCGCGTCACTGTACCCAGAACCATGCAAGAGGTCGGTCCTGAGAGCCGGCAGGGGGTCTTGCGGAGGGGTGGTCTGCCCCGACAGGTGTGCCCCTCCCCGGGCTCCATACCCTGGCCCACACCCCAGCACTGCAGGCTCCAGAGGACCACACCTGCAGCCACGGGCTGGCCCTGCGCTCGCTGAGGCTCGGTGGACCAGCGTGGGACTCATACAGGGCAGGGCCACTCCCAGGGGAGGCCATCTGCTCGGAATCAAGGCAGGAACGAGGCTCCTCCCGGAACCACGGGCAGGGCCCAGGGCGCACATGCTCCGTCCTGCGGAGGGTGAGGTGCTCTACTTATTTGATTTTGCAGTggtggggctggaacccagggcctcactcaggcTGGGCGAGCCCTACCACCCAGCTGCGCCCAGCCCAGTTTCGATTCTTTACTGCTCGCTGGAGAGTCTCGCTGAAAACAACCTCCTCATTAACGTGGCTGCAGCAGCCCTGCCCCCCGGCCCAGCACACTCGGCCCTGGGCTGGACGGAGGCCCATCACCCTCCTGCCACCGACGGCCCTGAGCGGGGGGCCCGAGGTGACCTGCCCTCGCGCAGCTGGGTGTGCGCTGCACCTGGTTCCTGCCCTCAGGCTTGGCTCTGCCAGGTTCTGCTGCATGCGTGGCCCAGCTGCTACCACAGCTTGAGGGTGCCTGAGTGGACGGCCACACCCAAGGGGAATGCTTCCCCAACCTGCGGCTCCCTCCAGCACAGGTCCACCCATGTGGTGGTCCTTCCACCAACACCCTGTACGCTGGCACTCTTGGGACTCCATTCCTCACGTTGCCCCACACCCCTGTGA